From Candidatus Omnitrophota bacterium, a single genomic window includes:
- a CDS encoding SUF system NifU family Fe-S cluster assembly protein encodes MLDQLDELYREVILEHFKHSAHSGELPGAQIHVSGANPLCGDELAFHVRIDGGRVARARFVAKGCAISQAASSMLAGALEGKTIPEIQQVIETMKALMQGKAPDPSVDLGDLEALSGVRKFPVRVKCAALSWNVVEQGLEQYQISPRKGDI; translated from the coding sequence ATGCTGGATCAGCTCGACGAATTATATCGAGAAGTCATCCTGGAGCACTTTAAGCACTCCGCGCACAGCGGGGAGCTGCCCGGCGCACAGATTCATGTCAGTGGGGCCAACCCGTTGTGCGGTGATGAGCTCGCGTTTCATGTGAGGATAGACGGCGGCCGCGTGGCGCGTGCGCGATTTGTCGCTAAAGGCTGCGCCATCAGCCAGGCGGCGTCTTCCATGCTGGCGGGAGCACTCGAAGGCAAAACGATTCCAGAGATTCAGCAGGTGATCGAGACGATGAAGGCGCTGATGCAGGGCAAAGCGCCTGATCCGTCGGTCGACCTTGGCGATCTTGAAGCGCTCTCCGGCGTGCGGAAGTTTCCCGTGCGCGTCAAGTGCGCGGCCTTGTCGTGGAACGTCGTCGAACAAGGCTTAGAGCAATATCAGATATCGCCCCGCAAGGGCGATATCTGA